The following are from one region of the Silene latifolia isolate original U9 population chromosome 9, ASM4854445v1, whole genome shotgun sequence genome:
- the LOC141601313 gene encoding uncharacterized protein LOC141601313: protein MEQGSSSQNCLGIPQSADAQKTREVSEIVGIPVINLDTIVDADEIIPPSDEAPETTAEVEEIVPPSDEGPEADWTEVRGKKSPTAGQNLLQLTNEDVESEVQFWDTVVVCYVLGGNPPWELIDGFIRKIWGVYKFDKISFLPNGVFLVRFPTKECQSLVLQQGFPMFDNKPVVVKPWSESCSLHKERVKALPIWLRLCGLPLKLLVEVEVGQAFPDKLHFRDEKGKEISILVEYEWKPSFCDTCKGIGHTKEMSKKRVIGPNPNPPVVKKIWRAIPKPPVTVRVSQTPKPPEVPFGGPTFHNSAMITPVTVIQQVSRQEFARAGSSSPVKTYVEAITKSSNMSGSQEQLEGRQEDPTGIVETKVKDHDFLTILHNLGLHWEGINNNNLHNGGRVWVIWDPQTFGVTLLHKTAQAITVSVTELAMGDTFTFTVVYGSNDDEERNELWEHLRDMHDQYKGREVTWADIANFRSCVNYCGLTDIKGQGAFVTWNNKQVPASRGFSRIDRFMVNADWLDVYPEGYAHFLPEGLFDHNPCVCYRRLTRMRRKNQFKYYNMWSLAPDFKTVVKDSWDQPVLGTHMYILVSKLKNLKAPLKSLNRNGFSDVDKAAGIARSLLEEIQIQLHNNPGDHVLSNAEREAANTYRHLCKVQYSFLSQKAKVDWLRFGDENTRYFHSQIRSRQVHNRVINITGGDGINYSTCDGIEKAFLDYYKSLLGTSLPTVHVHVPTVRTGRVVTEAHNNILLTPVTSAEIKECLFSIPSTKSPGPDGYSIQFFKDSWDVVRDDVIVAVQDFFTHGKMLKQINTITLTLIPKLSNPVSVLDFCPIACCNTIYKTVAKVICKRLSMVFPDIVSESQGGFIKGRNIVENVLIC, encoded by the exons ATGGAACAAGGTTCATCCTCTCAGAATTGTTTAGGGATTCCACAATCAGCTGATGCCCAGAAAACTCGAGAAGTAAGCGAAATTGTGGGAATTCCGGTGATTAATCTAGATACAATCGTTGATGCTGATGAGATTATTCCACCGTCTGATGAGGCTCCTGAGACAACTGCTGAGGTTGAAGAGATTGTTCCACCGTCTGATGAGGGTCCTGAGGCTGATTGGACCGAAGTAAGAGGTAAGAAATCTCCAACTGCTGGTCAGAATTTACTACAACTTACTAATGAGGATGTTGAGTCGGAAGTGCAATTTTGGGATACTGTTGTCGTTTGCTATGTCCTTGGTGGAAATCCTCCTTGGGAACTGATAGACGGGTTTATCAGGAAGATTTGGGGGGTTTATAAATTTGATAAAATATCGTTTCTCCCGAATGGCGTCTTCCTGGTAAGATTTCCTACTAAGGAGTGTCAGTCTCTAGTACTACAACAGGGATTTCCAATGTTTGATAACAAGCCTGTAGTTGTTAAGCCTTGGTCTGAATCATGTAGTTTGCATAAGGAGAGAGTCAAAGCTCTGCCAATCTGGCTTCGTCTTTGTGGGCTTCCTTTGAA ACTTTTGGTGGAAGTTGAGGTTGGACAAGCTTTTCCTGATAAACTGCATTTTAGAGATGAAAAGGGGAAGGAAATCAGCATCCTGGTGGAGTATGAATGGAAACCTTCATTTTGTGATACATGTAAGGGTATAGGTCATACAAAGGAAATGTCTAAGAAACGAGTCATAGGGCCTAATCCTAACCCACCTGTGGTGAAGAAAATCTGGAGAGCTATTCCTAAACCACCTGTGACAGTCAGAGTTAGTCAAACACCTAAGCCACCTGAAGTTCCATTTGGAGGGCCTACTTTTCATAATTCTGCGATGATTACACCTGTGACTGTCATACAGCAAGTGTCCAGACAGGAATTTGCTAGGGCAGGCAGCTCGTCACCTGTTAAAACCTATGTTGAGGCAATCACTAAGAGTTCAAATATGTCTGGTAGTCAAGAACAGTTGGAAGGGAGACAGGAGGATCCAACAGGAATAG TTGAAACTAAAGTTAAGGATCATGATTTTCTTACTATTTTGCATAATTTAGGACTTCATTGGGAGGGTATTAATAATAACAATCTGCATAATGGAGGAAGAGTATGGGTCATATGGGATCCTCAGACTTTTGGGGTTACTTTACTTCATAAAACTGCTCAAGCTATTACTGTGAGTGTGACTGAGCTTGCTATGGGGGATACTTTCACATTTACAGTTGTATATGGTTCTAATGATGATGAAGAAAGGAATGAGTTATGGGAGCATTTAAGGGATATGCATGATCAATATAAGG GCAGAGAGGTTACTTGGGCTGATATTGCTAATTTCAGAAGCTGTGTCAATTACTGTGGTTTAACTGATATCAAGGGGCAGGGTGCTTTTGTCACTTGGAACAATAAACAAGTGCCTGCCTCTAGGGGTTTTTCAAGAATTGACAGGTTCATGGTGAATGCTGATTGGCTGGATGTCTACCCTGAAGGTTATGCTCATTTCTTACCTGAAGGGCTCTTTGATCATAATCCATGCGTTTGTTACAGGAGGTTGACTAGAATGAGGAGGAAAAATCAGTTTAAATACTACAATATGTGGAGCTTGGCTCCTGATTTTAAGACTGTGGTTAAGGATTCGTGGGATCAGCCTGTTCTGGGAACTCATATGTACATTCTGGTTTCCAAGTTAAAAAATTTGAAAGCTCCTCTTAAATCTCTCAATAGGAATGGTTTCTCTGATGTGGATAAGGCTGCTGGCATTGCTAGAAGTTTGTTGGAAGAAATTCAGATTCAGCTTCACAATAATCCTGGAGATCATGTTTTGAGCAATGCTGAAAGAGAAGCAGCAAATACTTACAGGCACTTGTGTAAAGTTCAATATAGTTTTCTGAGCCAAAAAGCAAAAGTGGATTGGTTAAGGTTTGGAGATGAGAACACTAGGTATTTTCATAGTCAGATCAGATCTAGACAAGTCCATAATAGGGTTATAAATATCACTGGAGGTGATGGTATCAATTATAGCACTTGTGATGGGATTGAGAAAGCATTTCTGGACTACTACAAAAGCTTATTGGGGACTTCGTTACCTACTGTGCATGTTCATGTTCCTACGGTTAGAACTGGGAGAGTGGTTACTGAGGCTCACAACAATATTCTGTTGACCCCTGTGACTTCAGCTGAAATAAAAGAATGTTTATTCTCTATTCCTTCTACTAAGTCACCTGGACCAGATGGGTACTCGATCCAATTTTTCAAAGACTCCTGGGATGTGGTTAGAGATGATGTTATAGTTGCTGTTCAAGATTTCTTCACTCATGGGAAAATGCTCAAGCAAATTAATACTATAACTCTTACTCTTATTCCCAAGCTTTCAAATCCTGTTAGTGTGCTGGACTTTTGCCCAATTGCTTGTTGTAACACCATATACAAGACTGTGGCCAAAGTGATTTGCAAACGACTGAGCATGGTTTTCCCAGATATAGTGAGTGAGAGTCAAGGGGGATTTATTAAAGGACGAAACATTGTTGAGAATGTGTTGATTTGTTAG